Proteins found in one Sardina pilchardus chromosome 3, fSarPil1.1, whole genome shotgun sequence genomic segment:
- the znf281a gene encoding zinc finger protein 281 isoform X2, whose protein sequence is MSLIQDKLGGEFLRPNGSMDSGFSTSMLMFSHLPPVTSFTRLAAQSVMADLPPQEMMSLKKERDSPDCGSGMGGMGMGLGGLGGLMGGVGDYVHAMGIKQEKLPEHDYRLPLYPGGGGGGGGGGSLNGCMGQRSVSDLLEVSLGNHQNLLVHDLSLSNLSGRLGKESSGRKGRKSNGDGTEGKPRRKRGESKALMLDPDGESLSPSSKPHICEHCNAAFRSSYHLRRHVLIHTGERPFRCSQCNMSFIQKYLLQRHEKIHSGEKPFSCDQCNMRFIQKYHMERHKRTHSGEKPYKCDTCQQYFSRTDRLLKHKRTCGEAIKKGVDGALLDAGLADDGQGSYSLTQGNGPVPGRKRAKAKGGEGGERKRRKQQQQQQQQQQEAAGGGLGQGMGAQDGLYGLHGGSYSLDKHGAAAGHPGPSMHHPEHGRAPKMAYKKGGRSKGLEKGGGEAKHGGMDGLGLLQGPGAKTSSTSNSSNYDDAMQFLKKRRYLPAANGVSGSVSGVGAGSVVDYDVGVGHLGVQGAGVMDSDGPLVALLDPSPLAVDLKHDIKTAIPDEVLQSLLEHYTHKSDVTFDLAEPHHHHSPQHHQHHHPHHHHQHHVDMQPAVDGLGPEDEAPSPGGDKTVLMHEYSRFLLQALERTSGHHGAGGFPPSTLGPSPSSSSSSPSVTGPFPGPLYSSDKHVVYGSSPLECGGFGQQAAVSPAASSPSLSSTSSVPKSHFSLLSGSPPPPPQHTFHLGGLEPVLAQQLTPSQELTEQLDKPHSSSAASSSSPPAPLTAPHTPSGGNSSAGKNGAAYPLTPSQDLATLDTAKSASPYQIENFAQAFGSQFKVGVGGGGPGGRVVALAYGTDSGGEVDHRDRTPVSEFSGYTSLLADVGEPVTTGSKTPTSQSYS, encoded by the exons ATGAGCCTCATTCAGGACAAGCTGGGCGGCGAGTTCCTGCGGCCCAACGGCAGCATGGACAGCGGCTTCAGCACGAGCATGCTCATGTTCAGCCACCTGCCGCCCGTCACCAGCTTCACGCGGCTGGCTGCCCAGTCTGTCATGGCCGACCTGCCCCCGCAGGAGATGATGAGCCTAAAGAAGGAGCGAGACTCGCCCGACTGCGGGAGCGGCATGGGAGGCATGGGCATGGGCTTGGGCGGCCTGGGGGGCCTCATGGGCGGTGTGGGCGACTACGTGCACGCCATGGGCATCAAGCAGGAGAAGCTTCCGGAGCACGACTACCGGCTACCGCTCTACCctggcggaggaggtggagggggcggCGGTGGCAGCCTCAATGGCTGCATGGGCCAGAGGAGCGTCTCGGACCTGCTGGAGGTGTCGCTGGGGAACCACCAGAACCTGCTGGTGCACGACCTCAGCCTGAGCAAT CTATCAGGGAGGCTGGGGAAAGAGTCCTCAGGAAGGAAGGGTCGGAAGTCAAACGGCGATGGAACGGAAGGGAAACCTCGTCGGAAACGTGGAGAGTCAAAG GCTCTAATGCTGGACCCTGATGGAGAGAGCCTGTCACCCAGCTCCAAGCCACACATCTGTGAGCACTGCAACGCAGCCTTCCGCAGCTCCTACCACCTGCGCAGACAtgtgctcatacacacag GCGAGCGGCCTTTCAGATGCAGTCAATGCAACATGAGCTTCATCCAGAAGTACCTCCTGCAAAGGCACGAGAAGATCCACAGCG gtgaGAAGCCGTTTAGTTGTGACCAGTGCAACATGCGATTCATTCAGAAGTACCACATGGAGAGGCACAAGCGAACTCACAGCGGAGAAAAGCCATACAAGTGTGACACCTGCCAacag TATTTTTCCCGCACGGACCGGTTGCTGAAACACAAGCGCACGTGCGGAGAAGCCATAAAGAAGGGCGTGGACGGAGCCCTGCTGGACGCGGGGCTGGCCGATGACGGCCAGGGCagctactcactcactcagggaAACGGCCCCGTGCCTGGCCGCAAGAGGGCCAAGGCCAAGGGTGGCGAGGGCGGGGAGCGCAAGCGcaggaagcagcagcagcagcagcagcagcagcagcaggaggcagCGGGCGGAGGCCTGGGCCAAGGCATGGGGGCTCAGGACGGGCTGTACGGTCTGCACGGCGGCAGCTACTCATTGGACAAGCACGGAGCGGCCGCCGGCCACCCGGGGCCCAGCATGCACCACCCCGAGCACGGCCGGGCGCCCAAGATGGCCTACAAGAAGGGCGGCCGCAGCAAAGGCCTGGAGAAGGGCGGCGGCGAGGCCAAGCACGGCGGGATGGACGGCCTCGGACTCCTCCAGGGCCCCGGCGCCAAGACCAGCTccaccagcaacagcagcaattACGACGACGCTATGCAGTTCCTCAAGAAGAGGCGCTACCTGCCGGCGGCCAACGGGGTTTCGGGGAGCGTGTCCGGGGTGGGGGCCGGGAGCGTGGTGGACTACGACGTCGGGGTGGGTCACCTGGGGGTGCAGGGCGCCGGGGTGATGGACAGCGACGGGCCCCTGGTGGCGCTGCTGGACCCCTCGCCCCTGGCCGTGGACCTCAAGCACGACATCAAGACGGCCATCCCCGACGAGGTGCTGCAGAGCCTGCTGGAACACTACACCCACAAGTCCGACGTGACCTTCGACCTCGCcgagccccaccaccaccactcgccgcagcaccaccaacaccaccacccccaccaccaccatcaacaccacgTGGACATGCAGCCGGCGGTGGACGGCCTGGGGCCCGAGGACGAGGCGCCGAGCCCCGGCGGAGACAAGACGGTCCTGATGCACGAGTACTCGCGCTTCCTGCTGCAGGCGCTGGAGAGGACCAGCGGTCACCACGGCGCCGGGGGGTTCCCGCCCTCCACCCTCGGGCCCtcgccctcgtcctcctcctcgtcgcccTCCGTCACGGGGCCCTTCCCGGGGCCCTTGTACTCCTCCGACAAGCACGTGGTGTACGGGTCGTCGCCGCTGGAGTGCGGCGGCTTCGGGCAGCAGGCGGCGGTCTCGCCGGCCGCCTCCTCGccctcgctctcctccacctcgTCCGTGCCAAAGTCCCACTTCAGCCTGCTGTCGGGctcgccgccgccaccgcctcaGCACACCTTTCACCTGGGCGGCCTGGAGCCGGTGCTGGCCCAGCAGCTCACACCCTCGCAGGAGCTCACCGAGCAGCTGGACAAGCCGCACTCCTCCTCcgcggcctcctcctcctcgccccccGCGCCCCTCACCgccccacacaccccctccgGCGGCAACTCCTCGGCGGGCAAGAACGGTGCCGCCTATCCGCTGACCCCCTCCCAGGATCTGGCCACCCTGGACACGGCCAAGTCGGCCTCGCCCTACCAGATCGAGAACTTTGCGCAGGCGTTCGGCTCGCAGTTCAAGGTGGGAGTAGGCGGCGGCGGGCCAGGCGGCCGCGTTGTGGCTCTGGCCTACGGCACTGACTCAGGCGGAGAGGTGGACCACCGCGACAGGACTCCCGTCTCCGAATTCTCAGGGTATACTAGTCTGTTAGCCGACGTCGGCGAGCCAGTGACCACTGGTTCCAAAACCCCAACAAGCCAAAGTTACAGTTGA
- the znf281a gene encoding zinc finger protein 281 isoform X1, with the protein MSLIQDKLGGEFLRPNGSMDSGFSTSMLMFSHLPPVTSFTRLAAQSVMADLPPQEMMSLKKERDSPDCGSGMGGMGMGLGGLGGLMGGVGDYVHAMGIKQEKLPEHDYRLPLYPGGGGGGGGGGSLNGCMGQRSVSDLLEVSLGNHQNLLVHDLSLSNQLSGRLGKESSGRKGRKSNGDGTEGKPRRKRGESKALMLDPDGESLSPSSKPHICEHCNAAFRSSYHLRRHVLIHTGERPFRCSQCNMSFIQKYLLQRHEKIHSGEKPFSCDQCNMRFIQKYHMERHKRTHSGEKPYKCDTCQQYFSRTDRLLKHKRTCGEAIKKGVDGALLDAGLADDGQGSYSLTQGNGPVPGRKRAKAKGGEGGERKRRKQQQQQQQQQQEAAGGGLGQGMGAQDGLYGLHGGSYSLDKHGAAAGHPGPSMHHPEHGRAPKMAYKKGGRSKGLEKGGGEAKHGGMDGLGLLQGPGAKTSSTSNSSNYDDAMQFLKKRRYLPAANGVSGSVSGVGAGSVVDYDVGVGHLGVQGAGVMDSDGPLVALLDPSPLAVDLKHDIKTAIPDEVLQSLLEHYTHKSDVTFDLAEPHHHHSPQHHQHHHPHHHHQHHVDMQPAVDGLGPEDEAPSPGGDKTVLMHEYSRFLLQALERTSGHHGAGGFPPSTLGPSPSSSSSSPSVTGPFPGPLYSSDKHVVYGSSPLECGGFGQQAAVSPAASSPSLSSTSSVPKSHFSLLSGSPPPPPQHTFHLGGLEPVLAQQLTPSQELTEQLDKPHSSSAASSSSPPAPLTAPHTPSGGNSSAGKNGAAYPLTPSQDLATLDTAKSASPYQIENFAQAFGSQFKVGVGGGGPGGRVVALAYGTDSGGEVDHRDRTPVSEFSGYTSLLADVGEPVTTGSKTPTSQSYS; encoded by the exons ATGAGCCTCATTCAGGACAAGCTGGGCGGCGAGTTCCTGCGGCCCAACGGCAGCATGGACAGCGGCTTCAGCACGAGCATGCTCATGTTCAGCCACCTGCCGCCCGTCACCAGCTTCACGCGGCTGGCTGCCCAGTCTGTCATGGCCGACCTGCCCCCGCAGGAGATGATGAGCCTAAAGAAGGAGCGAGACTCGCCCGACTGCGGGAGCGGCATGGGAGGCATGGGCATGGGCTTGGGCGGCCTGGGGGGCCTCATGGGCGGTGTGGGCGACTACGTGCACGCCATGGGCATCAAGCAGGAGAAGCTTCCGGAGCACGACTACCGGCTACCGCTCTACCctggcggaggaggtggagggggcggCGGTGGCAGCCTCAATGGCTGCATGGGCCAGAGGAGCGTCTCGGACCTGCTGGAGGTGTCGCTGGGGAACCACCAGAACCTGCTGGTGCACGACCTCAGCCTGAGCAAT CAGCTATCAGGGAGGCTGGGGAAAGAGTCCTCAGGAAGGAAGGGTCGGAAGTCAAACGGCGATGGAACGGAAGGGAAACCTCGTCGGAAACGTGGAGAGTCAAAG GCTCTAATGCTGGACCCTGATGGAGAGAGCCTGTCACCCAGCTCCAAGCCACACATCTGTGAGCACTGCAACGCAGCCTTCCGCAGCTCCTACCACCTGCGCAGACAtgtgctcatacacacag GCGAGCGGCCTTTCAGATGCAGTCAATGCAACATGAGCTTCATCCAGAAGTACCTCCTGCAAAGGCACGAGAAGATCCACAGCG gtgaGAAGCCGTTTAGTTGTGACCAGTGCAACATGCGATTCATTCAGAAGTACCACATGGAGAGGCACAAGCGAACTCACAGCGGAGAAAAGCCATACAAGTGTGACACCTGCCAacag TATTTTTCCCGCACGGACCGGTTGCTGAAACACAAGCGCACGTGCGGAGAAGCCATAAAGAAGGGCGTGGACGGAGCCCTGCTGGACGCGGGGCTGGCCGATGACGGCCAGGGCagctactcactcactcagggaAACGGCCCCGTGCCTGGCCGCAAGAGGGCCAAGGCCAAGGGTGGCGAGGGCGGGGAGCGCAAGCGcaggaagcagcagcagcagcagcagcagcagcagcaggaggcagCGGGCGGAGGCCTGGGCCAAGGCATGGGGGCTCAGGACGGGCTGTACGGTCTGCACGGCGGCAGCTACTCATTGGACAAGCACGGAGCGGCCGCCGGCCACCCGGGGCCCAGCATGCACCACCCCGAGCACGGCCGGGCGCCCAAGATGGCCTACAAGAAGGGCGGCCGCAGCAAAGGCCTGGAGAAGGGCGGCGGCGAGGCCAAGCACGGCGGGATGGACGGCCTCGGACTCCTCCAGGGCCCCGGCGCCAAGACCAGCTccaccagcaacagcagcaattACGACGACGCTATGCAGTTCCTCAAGAAGAGGCGCTACCTGCCGGCGGCCAACGGGGTTTCGGGGAGCGTGTCCGGGGTGGGGGCCGGGAGCGTGGTGGACTACGACGTCGGGGTGGGTCACCTGGGGGTGCAGGGCGCCGGGGTGATGGACAGCGACGGGCCCCTGGTGGCGCTGCTGGACCCCTCGCCCCTGGCCGTGGACCTCAAGCACGACATCAAGACGGCCATCCCCGACGAGGTGCTGCAGAGCCTGCTGGAACACTACACCCACAAGTCCGACGTGACCTTCGACCTCGCcgagccccaccaccaccactcgccgcagcaccaccaacaccaccacccccaccaccaccatcaacaccacgTGGACATGCAGCCGGCGGTGGACGGCCTGGGGCCCGAGGACGAGGCGCCGAGCCCCGGCGGAGACAAGACGGTCCTGATGCACGAGTACTCGCGCTTCCTGCTGCAGGCGCTGGAGAGGACCAGCGGTCACCACGGCGCCGGGGGGTTCCCGCCCTCCACCCTCGGGCCCtcgccctcgtcctcctcctcgtcgcccTCCGTCACGGGGCCCTTCCCGGGGCCCTTGTACTCCTCCGACAAGCACGTGGTGTACGGGTCGTCGCCGCTGGAGTGCGGCGGCTTCGGGCAGCAGGCGGCGGTCTCGCCGGCCGCCTCCTCGccctcgctctcctccacctcgTCCGTGCCAAAGTCCCACTTCAGCCTGCTGTCGGGctcgccgccgccaccgcctcaGCACACCTTTCACCTGGGCGGCCTGGAGCCGGTGCTGGCCCAGCAGCTCACACCCTCGCAGGAGCTCACCGAGCAGCTGGACAAGCCGCACTCCTCCTCcgcggcctcctcctcctcgccccccGCGCCCCTCACCgccccacacaccccctccgGCGGCAACTCCTCGGCGGGCAAGAACGGTGCCGCCTATCCGCTGACCCCCTCCCAGGATCTGGCCACCCTGGACACGGCCAAGTCGGCCTCGCCCTACCAGATCGAGAACTTTGCGCAGGCGTTCGGCTCGCAGTTCAAGGTGGGAGTAGGCGGCGGCGGGCCAGGCGGCCGCGTTGTGGCTCTGGCCTACGGCACTGACTCAGGCGGAGAGGTGGACCACCGCGACAGGACTCCCGTCTCCGAATTCTCAGGGTATACTAGTCTGTTAGCCGACGTCGGCGAGCCAGTGACCACTGGTTCCAAAACCCCAACAAGCCAAAGTTACAGTTGA